A single window of Nicotiana sylvestris chromosome 3, ASM39365v2, whole genome shotgun sequence DNA harbors:
- the LOC138887168 gene encoding uncharacterized protein codes for MLARKTVASGALRKVLNEKLKAIQKSESPTQESNSSSESEAFISASEGEEYGSSDTDKIQETPGEVSSCMVFSTVVENVENRFVLFGPVKDVKGAESSRSGGVEEGGNKSGGSGSGEAAERLVHLSKQQDEPGSSVEETLADLLKRVGASYDPKKHKASTQKARTASKTTKKSKVSSPKPTVPSVPKGRATRSRVRQSEAELQKALEESKKKMKEKGKANVVESSEIADEEEEMELVRQERGTTVEVPTPKPRRAKASSKKSSSEPVFVEPSLAKRTRSAVKGKQVKITEEKEEWSGEEEEEEEEEESEKEQDRFVIFGRRNF; via the exons ATGTTGGCCAGAAAAACTGTAGCTTCTGGAGCTCTAAGAAAAGTTCTAAATGAGAAATTGAAGGCCATCCAGAAGAGTGAAAGTCCTACTCAAGAATCTAACTCAAGCTCTGAGTCTGAAGCTTTTATTTCTGCCAGCGAAGGTGAAGAATATGGGTCTTCTGACACTGACAAAATTCAAGAAACCCCTGGTGAGGTAAGTTCTTGTATGGTATTCTCTACTGTGGTTGAAAATGTAGAAAATAGGTTTGTCTTATTTGGTCCTGTCAAAGATGTAAAGGGGGCTGAATCTAGTagaagtggag GTGTTGAAGAAGGTGGCAacaagtcagggggaagtggttctggggagGCAGCTGAAAGGCTTGTGCATCTAAGCAAGCAacaagatgaacctggttcatctgttgaggAAACACTGGCTGATCTTCTAAAAAGGGTTGGGGccagttatgatccaaagaagcATAAAGCTTCCACACAAAAGGCTCGAACTGCTTCCAAGAcaacaaagaaaagcaaagtgTCATCCCCAAAACCTACTGTACCTTCAGTACCTAAGGGAAGAGCCACTAGAAGCAGGGTCAGACAAAGTGAAGCTGAGTTACAGAAAGCTCTGGAAGAAagcaagaagaaaatgaaggagaaGGGAAAAGCAAATGTTGTGGAGAGTTCTGAGATAGCAGATGAAgaagaggagatggaactggtccGTCAAGAAAGGGGAACAACTgtggaggttcctacacccaaACCAAGAAGGGCCAaggcttcttccaagaagtcttcctctgaaCCTGTATTTGTTGAACCCTCTTTAGCCAAAAGAACTAGATCTGCAGTGAAAGGTAAGCAGGTAAAAATTACTGAGGAAAAAGAAgaatggagtggagaagaagaagaagaagaagaagaagaggaatctgAAAAGGAACAAGATAGGTTTGTCATCTTTGGCAGAAGAAATTTTTGA
- the LOC138887169 gene encoding uncharacterized protein: MKEGETIQVMYTRFTTLTNELKSLGRIILEEDKVEKILTRVLPVSWESKITAIQESKNIATLRMDELIGNITAYELRRQIMKMDTPKKERSLALRIVEGSDLEDDEMAMITRDFKKYLMRGKGYSRGTTFNKSRAPKKQTNEGCYKCGKTDHMIKNCPQWEMESKKERAERRNRKKEHVQPKRNKDSEDEAEEEQALMAIGESDDEQEEVLSRECVILKVKCKSLESRANESDNTNAELKNQVLELDNSVLKDELIKVLKEDLGKVKHELDRTCKWNKASDALYWLQEHHNSNKRGLGYGTQAPKWDHRSKYLTLPENKIYTYCGKAGHYKNKCNAKEKASQKNKVFVQEKNKLPGWVQVKGRSQVWYMDSGCSKHMIGNKDQFLSLEDLKGGNVSFGNGNKGEIIGVEKVGKTDSHSIENVYLIDGLKYSLISVSQLCDRGLPNIKFKEDKVCQACAREKQVRSSFKSKKMVSTTKSLELVHMDLCGPIRTMSRGGKIYVMVLVDDYSRFTWVLFLTSKDEAFDMFITFVRKTHKQLGNQLTSIRSDHETELENSKFAEFCDENGLDHNFSAPRTPQQNGVVERKNRTLEDMARTMLLSSKLPHSFWAEVVNTACYIINRCMTRPLVEKTPYELLKGRKPNISHLRAFGCNKAYKVFDKRTLCVEESVHVVFDETNILSERQEHEDEAIGLVKELTESPAQVKVASKEGTDDGTGLSNQGNLIRGTNQGEIESIPLEEPVHEHVPQQQNMGETSSRNQLVVKPHKYQSSHPIENIITDPTSGVKTRSQLKNLCAFDAFLSLIEPKNVVEALQDAY, from the exons atgaaggaaggagaaactatccaagTGATGTATACTAGGTTCActacactgacaaatgaacttaagtctcttggaaggattattcttgaagaagacaaggttgagaaaattctgacaagggttctgccagtctcatgggaaagcaaaatcactgccatTCAGGAATCCAAGAATATTGCTACTCTCAGAatggatgaactgattggaaataTTACTGCTTATGAACTGagaagacaaatcatgaagatggATACACCCAAGAAGGAGAGAAGCCTAGCTCTCAGAATTGttgaaggttcagatctggaagatgatgagatggctatgatcactagagatttcaaaaagtacctgatgagaggaaagggttatTCAAGAGGAACAACATTCAACAAGTCAAGAGCTCCTAagaaacagaccaatgagggttgctacaagtgtggtaagactgatcacatgatcaagaactgccctcaatgggaaatgGAGTCGAAGaaagaaagggctgaacgaaggaacaggaagaaggaacatgttcaaccaaaaaggaacaaag actcagaagatgaagctgaagaAGAGCAAGCACTGATGGCCataggagaatcagatgatgaacaagag gaagttctgtctagggaatgtgtgatcctaaaagtAAAATGCAAAAgtctagagtctagggctaatgagagtgataacacaaatgctgagttgaagaaccaggttcttgaacttgataaCAGTGTCCTA AAAGATGAACTCATCAAAGTCCTAAAGGAAGATCTAGGAAAGgtgaaacatgaactagacagaacttgcaagtgGAACAAAGCTTCTGATGCACTCTATTGGCTACAAGAGCATCACaatagcaacaaaagaggacttggctatgggactcaAGCTCCAAAATGGGACCACAGAAGCAAATACCTCACCCTTCCTGAAAATAAAATCTACACATACTGTGGCAAGGCTGGCCATTACAAAAAtaaatgtaatgcaaaagaaaaggccagtcaaaagaacaaagtctttgttcaagagaaaaacaagttgcCTGGGTGG gtccaagtgaaaggGAGAAGCCAAGTATGGTATATGGATAGTggttgctcaaaacatatgattGGGAACAaggaccagttcctttcacttgaggacttaaaaggaggtaatgtctcctttggtaATGGAAataaaggtgagatcattggggttgaaAAGGTAGGCAAAACAGATTCTCATTCCATAGAGAATGTCTACCTGATAGACGgattgaaatatagcctaataagtgtgtcacaattgtgtgacagag ggttacctaatatcaagttcaaggaagacaaagtttgtcaGGCATGTGCAAGGgagaagcaggtaagatcatccttcaaaagcaagaaaatggttagtacaaccaagtcgttggaactggtccatatggatctatgtggccCAATAagaaccatgagcagaggtggaaagatatatgtaatggtacttgtcgatgattattctagatttacatGGGTTCTATTTCTAACCtccaaagatgaagcatttgacatgtttattacatttgttagaaaaactcataaacaattaggaaatcaacttacatccattaggtctgatcatgaaACTGAATTGGAAAATTCCAAGTTTGCTGAATTCTGTGATGAAAATGGTTtagatcataatttctctgcccctaggacccctcaacaaaatggagtagttgaaaggaaAAATAGAACTCTTGAGGACATGGCTAGAACCATGTTGCTTTCTAGTAAATTGCCTcacagcttctgggcagaggttgtaaacactgcatgttacataatcaatagatgcatgaccaGACCTCTGGTAGAGAAGACTccttatgagttacttaaagggagaaaaccaaacatatcccatcttagggcatttggttgcaa caaagcatataaagtatTTGATAAAAGAACtctgtgtgtagaagaaagtgtacacgtagtatttgatgaaactaacattctttctgagagacaggaacatgaagatgaagccattggattggtaaaggaatTGACTGAATCCCcagcacaagtcaaagtggcaTCAAAAGAAGGAACAGATGATGGAACAGGTCTTTCAAATCAGGGCAACCTGATAAGGGGAACTAATCAAGGAGAAATTGAATCAATCCCCCTAGAGGAACCTGTTCATGAacatgttcctcagcaacagaacatgggagaaacatctagcagaaaccagttggttgtgaaacctcacaagtatcaaagttctcatcccattgagaacatcattactgatccaacatctggagtaAAAACTAGATCACAgctaaagaatctgtgtgcttttgatgctttcctatctcttattgaacctaaaaatgttgttgaggctttgcaggatgcatattag